Part of the bacterium genome is shown below.
GTGGCGGGCTCTATGGCCAATGGTCCGGCCCGATACAGACGAGCGCGGTGAAGGGCTGGGGCAAAAACGATCTGATGAATCAGATCGAAGAGTGGCTGGAGGATTCCCCCCGCGACGCCCCCGCTGCCTGAGGGCACCGCGGAACGGGCGGTTTTTTTCCTGTCACAGCGGCAGTGGAATAAAAATTTTCAGGGAATAGACGGGATAGGGCCGGTAGCGCGGGATGATGATGCGGGGAGCGTAATGCCGCGGGGGCGCCTGCCCGTACCTTCGATACGCACTTTCGGGGGCCGTGCGGTAGTCCCGGCGGTAGGTGTAGTCGCCCCACTGGTGGATGTTTCCGAATCGGCGGTATCTGTGGCCGTAGTATCCCTCCCCGGCCAGGGCGGCGGCGGGAAACGCGGAAACCGTCATCAGGGCAGCCAGTAGAGCCAAGAACCAACGCTTCGTGCATGACTCCTTTCATGTTCTTGCGGCGGCCTTGCGCGCCTGATCGGCGGCGGGGCGCATCTGTGGATTGGACGCGGCGGGGTTCCGTGCTGCGGTTTTCCGCGGGATTGGGGGTGTCTCGCCCCCGCTCCGCCGCTTTGGTATGGTGCGGAAATCGAGTCCGGTCTCCTGGACCCGGAAAGGAGATCGCATGAGGGCGCCTAAAAAAACGGCGGCAAATAAACCCCCGAAGAAAAAAGCCGCGGCCCCGAAGGCGACAGCAGAGAAAAAACCGTCGGCATCGAAAAAAGAAGAGCGCGTTTACGACGATCCGCTCCACATGAACCCGAAGGGGAAAAAGCCGGACCGGATTTTCTTCGGCGTCGGGGGCGTTCCGCATTCGGCGAAGGAGAGGACGCATCCGGGCGCGGTGCGGCGGCTGAGTGAGATTGGACTCGATGTCTACGAAATGGAGTTCGTTCACGGGGTGCGCATCCGGCCGGAATCGTGCGCCGGGGTCAACAAGGCGCAGCGGGAGACCGGGGTGCGCGTCACGGCGCACGGGCCCTACTACATCAATCTCTATTCGATGGAAGAAGAGAAGCTCGAGGCGAGCCGGAAACGCGTCCTCGATACGGCCTACGCGCTCGCCGATTGCGGCGGGGACGGCGCCTGTTTTCACGCCGGCTTTTACCAGAAGCGCGACCCGGACGAGGTGTACCGCTTCATGCGCGATCAGATTGCAGACCTCGCCGCTGTCCTGGAGAAGGACGGTTGCCCGGTCCGCCTCGATCCCGAGACGACGGGGAAGGGCTCCCAGTTCGGCTCGCTCGATGAGCTGACCGTCATGGCGGGCGAGCTGAAGAAAACGAACGTCGGCATCACGGTGGATTTCAGCCACGTTCACGCGCGCTCGGGCGGCCGGGAGAACACCTACGAAGAGTTCGCCTCCCAGCTGGAGCGGATAAAGAACCGGATGGGAAAGGCCGCGCTGGCTTCCATGCACATCCATCTTTCGGGCATCGCATATACCGAAAAGGGAGAGCGCAACCACCTCGAGCTCGATGAATCCGACATGAATTACAAAGATCTCTTTCGGGCATTGATTGATTTCGGGGCGGAGGGCCGGGTGGTGTGCGAGAGCCCCGCGCTCGAGTACGATGCCCTCATCATGCAGAAAACCTACCGGAAGCTGAACGGAAGCTGATCGGCGGAAGAGAAAATCCCCCAGGAGGTGCACCATGGTGCTCGCGGCGAAGTCCATTTCTCTTTTCGTGCTGGCCGGGCTCCTCGAGATCGGCGGCGGCTATCTCGTCTGGCAGTGGTGGCGGAAGGGGGCATTTGTCGGGGTCGGCGTGCTCGGTGCGCTGGCCCTGGTTCTCTACGGGGTGGTGCCCACCTACCAACCGGCGCATTTCGGCCGGGTGTACGCGGCCTACGGCGGATGGTGCGTGGTGCTCTCAATTCTGTGGGGCTGGGCGATCGACCACATAGCCCCCGATCGGTACGACATCCTGGGCGGGGTGATCTGCATCCTGGGCGTGGCCGTGATCATGTACTGGCCCCGCTAGCTTTCCCGCGAACTTTCCTTTCAGGGCGTAAAATCCTTGCGGCGGCGGGATCCCTGATGAGCGTTCCATCCTCACGCAAGAGAAAAAACCTCTTAAAATAAAAGGTTTTTACGAAAAATCGCCTGGAATTCCATGCGCTTGACTCTGTAGTTGGGTACGGAGTTTATGGTGCAAGTATCTTGGGCGGTGCGGACGCCCGGCAATTCTCAAAGAGAGGAGAAAAGAAAATGCCAGGTTCGGTTGTGGTGTATTCCTCATCCACCTGAGCGCCCTGCCAGTCGGTGAAAGCGTTTCTTTCACATCATGGTGTTGCGTTCGAGGAAAAGGTTGTCGATGAGGACCCGGCGGCGCTCAAGGAGTTGACCTCGAAAACGGGCATGCGGGCAACGCCGGTCATTCTGATCGGCAATGAAACGGTCGTCGGCTTCGATCGGGGGCGCCTGGAAACGATTCTGGGAATCCGGGAATGAAGGAAAAAAAGAAGCGGCTGCTTTACTGCTTAAGCTGCGAACAGATGATCCAGGTCCCCGAATGGGTCGAAGTCGGCGATCTGTTCGAGTGCTGGAATTGCGCGGGGGTGATGATTCGCCTGATCGAGGGTGAAGACGGGCCCGCCCTGAAAGTCGTCCAGATGGTCCGCTGCCCGGCGTGCGGCGGGAAAATCCCGGTGGACGACGATACGCCGGCGGGAACGATTCTCTCGCATGACGGAAAGGACTTCCGGCTGGCCAAAGAATTCGGTGCGTTCACCCTCGAGCCTGCGGCCGGGAGGCGTGCCTCATCCTGATCCATTGAAAGTGAAGGAAATCCTGCAAGCCGCCTTTGCGAGGGAGCGAATGGCATGGAAAAGAAAAAATTTGGAATGACAGGAGCCGTCATCACCGGGGCGGTTTCTTCGGCCTGCTGAATTGGCCCGGCGCTGGCCCTGGGTCTCGGGGTCTCGGCTTTTGGGGCGCTCGGCAGCCTGATTGTCTACCGCCCGTATTTTATGATTCTGGCGTTCGGCTCGCTGGGCTGGACGTTCTGGAAATATTTTCGGGCGAAGATGGGCCTCTACCACCTGAGGGGAGAAGGAAGTGCCTTGGGCGCCTTCAAGCCCACCCGCGAGGACATCCCTCTTTTCGTGGTCACCGCCGTTGTCGTGTTGCTGGTCCTGTTCCCCTACTGGGGGTTCCCGGTGTTCTTCGGGCAGCCGAACCCGCTCTTTGCGAGAGGATAGACGCGATGACGAAAAAACTTTGGATGGCCGCGGCCGGGTTTTTATTCGTCCTTGCGCTCGTGGCTTCGGCGCATGCGGCGGAGCTGACGTTCGCCATCAGCGGGATGTTCTGACCCTTCGGGTGACCTCAACGGGTCGAGCAAGCCCTGTCAGGGCTTCCCGGAGTGAACAAAGTGAAGGCTTCTTTTGTGAAACGAGAAGCCATGGTTGATTTCGATCCTGAAAAAATAAATGCTGAGAAAATGAAGGAAGCATTAAAGTCAGCCGGTTTCGGCGGCGAAGTAAAAAAAGGACCGGCGAATTAACAGGAGAAAATGAGATGGCCCATCCTGTTTGTCCTTCATGCGCGGCGGCGGGCATCGAATGCGCGGGTCCCAAGGCGGTTCCGCAAATTACAGTGGACAGCCTCGTGAAGCCCGAGCACCACAAAGACATCCCGGCCGGGGCGTTTTATTTTTGTCCGGCGAAAAGCTGCGATACGGTGTATTTTGACACCGGAGGCCGTCAAATCCGCAAAGGCCAGCTCTCGATGGGCGTATGGCAGAAGGAAGAACCGGGAGATACCCTCGTATGCTACTGCTTTGGCTATTCCGCGAAAAACATCATGGAAGATGCGCGAGAGAACTCGCTGCCAACGATCCCATTGATTGTGCGGGATAAAGTCAAAGCAGGCGAATGTCAGTGTGATACGAAGAATCCCCGGGGAAGTTGCTGCCTGGGTGATGTCGCTTATTGGGTGAAGCAGGTAGAGTAACTTGCGGCAAATGTTGACAAAGGTACAGATATGCCACCTCTCACCATCGGGAAACTCGCCAAGGAAGCGGATGTGAGCGTGGAGACGGTCCGCTACTACGAGCGGCGGGGGCTCATCGCGCGCCCGCACGAGAGGAGCGGTGCCTATCGCGTATACCCGCCGGATGCGGTGACGCGCATCCGCGGCATCAAGCGGGCGCAATCGCTCGGTTTCACCCTGGAGGAGATCAAGGAGCTGCTCGGGCTGCAAATCGACAAGAAAGCCCGCTGCCAGGATGTGCTCGAGCAGGCCGAGCGGAAGATTTCCGAGATCGACGGAAAGCTCCGCACCCTCCGCGCGGTGAAGCGCGAACTCGAAAAACTGGCCTCTGCGTGCCACGCGGAGCTTCCTGTGTATGAGTGTCCGATCATGCACGCCCTGAGCGGGAGCGATGAGAAGAAAAAGCCCGTGGCGTAAAACGCAGGCCCCCGGCGGAAGGATTGATGCACACAGCGGGGCGGGACGAACCGAATCTTGGGCCCAAAGGAGGCAGTGAAATGCGGCATATCTGGAGTTCGATTCTTTTTGGCGTGAGCGGGATTTTTCTTTCTGCTTTTCCCGCTCTCGCGCAGCAGCGGGGAGATTGGGGATACGGCCCTTACGGGCCGGGGCAGATGTGGTGGATGATGGGAACGGGAATGGGATTTTTGATGATCGTCTTCTGGCTGGTGGTGATCGTCGGTGCGGTGGCGCTCATCCGGTGGGTTTTTATCTCCGGGCGGAACGGCCAGGCGGGAGGTTCCCCGGCGGCGGAAACAGCCGCGGACATTCTCAAAAAACGCTATGCGCGCGGCGAGATTAACAAGGAAGAGTTCGAGGAAAAGATGCGCGACATCCAGAGATGACGGGACAGAGCGATCCGCAATGATGGAATGACGAAAGGAAACACGAAGCCATGAAGAATTTTTGGGGGAAGATTCTCTTGGGCGTGGCGTTCGTGACCTGCCCCTGCCATCTTCCTGTTTATCTTCTCTTGTTCGGCGGGACGGCGCTGGGCACCTACCTGGCTCAGTACCAGGGCCGGGCGCTGATCTTGCTGGCACTGCTGTTTTCCCTCTCTCTGGTGTCCGGGTGGAGGCTGGGGCGGATGGATAAAGAGCCGGGACGGTGAAAGAAACCCCTTTGGCGTCCGAAGCTGCCGCTTCTTTTCCGCTCTGGCGCAGATGGCTGACGTTCGCCTTGCTCGTCACTGCGGCAGTCCTCACCTATGCGTTCGTGCCCGGCTTTCAGCGCGGGATCAACGAGGTGGCGGGCTCGCTTTTGATGGGCGATGTCCGAAGCCTGAAATACTACATTCTTTCTTTCGGCTGGTGGGCGCCGGCGGTATCGGTGCTGTTGATGCTTCTTCAGACGCTGGTCGCGCCGCTTCCCGCATTCGTGCTGGCCATCGCCAACGCGATGGCGTTCGGCCTCTTTTACGGATTTTTACTGACCGCCTCATCGGCGATGCTGGCAGCGTATCTCGCCTTCTACATTACCCGGTGGCTGGGGAGGCCTTTCATCGAGAAGAAAATGAAGGGCAGCGCCGTCAAGGTGGATTCCTGCATCGAGAGCTACGGCGCCTGGGGCATCCTGGTCCTCCGGCTTTTTCCCATCGTCTCTTTCGATTTCGTGAGTTTCGCCGCGGGCTTGACGGGTATGCGCGCCCGCAGCTTCGGGCTGGCGACCTTTTTCGGGATGCTCCCCGCGACGATTGCCTTCACGCTGCTGGGCGATTCAGTCGAAAAGGCCAACCGGTGGGGGCTGATTGGCGGCGGTGTGCTTCTGGGCGTCCTCCTCCTCGCGGCGCTCTGCATGCGGCGGACCGCCATATGGAAGCGGATGGGTGCCGCCGCGGCTCCTTCCCCGAAGTCGGATGTTACCATCCGGTAAATCCCTGGAGCGCCGGCCTTGCGCCCTTGGCAGTCCCGGAGGCCGATGCTACACTTTAGCCCGTTTTGACAGGCCCCGAGCCGCTTCTTGGGCCCGTCCGGGCCCACACATGCCACGGGAGAGCGTATTTTGAGCACGCGGGATTTCGACATCATCATTGTGGGCGCCGGCCCGGCGGGCCTGACGGCCGGCCTGTATGCCGCCCGCTCCAAGCTGAATGTCATGTGCTTCGAAAAGCTGGCCCCGGGCGGGGAGATACTGAACACCGAACACGTCGAGGACTACCCGGGCTTCGAACTCATCGGCGGCCAGGAGCTGGCCAAGAAATTCACCGATCATGCCGTCAAATTCGGCCTGAAGATCGAGATGGAAGAGGTCAGTGCGGTCACCAAGAAAGACGGCGACTTCATCGTCAAAACGGATATGGGCGAGTACCGCTGCGGCGCCGTCATCTATACGGCGGGTGGCCATCCGCGCAAGCTGGGCATCGATGGCGAGGAGAAATACGCGGGCAAGGGTGTCAGCTACTGCGCGCTCTGCGACGGCGCCTTCTTCCAGGACGAGGTCATCACCGTGGTCGGCGGCGGGAACAGCGCCATCGAAGAAGCCAACTTTCTCACGAAGTACGGTTCAAAAGTCTATCTCGTGCACCGGCGCGAAGGCTTCCGCGCCCACGCGGTTCTGATCGATCGGCTCCGGGAGAACGAAAAGGCCGAGATGCTTCTGAACCAGGTCGTCGAAGAGGTTATCGGGGACGACAAAGAAATGAAGAAGCTCCGCCTGCGGAACACCCAGACCGGCGAAGAGACGGAACTCGAGGCTCAAGGCCTGTTCGTGTTTATCGGCTTTCTTCCGAACACGGATCCGATTCAGGTACCCGTCGAGATGGACGAGACCGGTTTTGTCATGACGGATCAGAACATGCAGACGAGTACACCGGGCTTTTTCGTCGCCGGCGATGTTCGGAGCCAGCTGATCCGGCAGATTACCAACGCGGCCGGAGATGCGACGACGGCGGCCGTGGCGGCGGAAAAGTATCTCGAAGCGCAAGAACTCGAAAAAAGAAAAAAGACAACACTCGCTTCCTGATTTGGACAGCAAGGAAACCAGCGGAGGAGCGGAATGGAATTCTCCAGGGCGGTGAAGAGGTTTTTCCTGACGGACATCATCAAGGGGATGTCTCTCACGCTTCGCCATCTGTTCAAGAAGCCGGTGAAGCTTCAGTACCCCACCGAGCGCTGGGAGGCGCCGGAGCGTTTTCGCGGTTTTCTCGGCCTGACGCGGGATTTCAAGACGGGCGAGGAAAACTGCATCGGCTGCCTCAACTGCGAGAAGGCGTGCCCGGTGGATTGCATCACGATCATCACCGACGGCAAGGGCCGGGGAATGTATGCCAAGGAATTTTACATCGACTACATGCGGTGCATGTATTGCGGGCTTTGCAACGAAGCCTGCCCGACGACCCCGAAATCCATTGTTCATACCCACCAGTATGAGACGACGGGCTACTTCCGCGACGATCTCGTCTATGGCAAAGAGCGCCTCTATGACGTTTGGGAAAAAGAGGTGAATTACCTGGGCCCCCGGCCATGGGGGAAACTTTTCGGATTGCGGAATATGGAGATGGAACAGCGCCCTGTGCAGGCAGCCCAGGCTGAAGCCACGGCTTCTGCGGAGTAGGCGATGTTCCTTCAACCCCCAAAGTGAGCTTCTTCACGGCTGATTTCGACGAAATCCGCTCCGGAAAGGTCACCGACGTTTATTTCGAGCGGACCCACCGGATACTCGAAGCCAAAAAAATCAGAAAGCACGTCCGCGCCGAATTCATGGCGAAATCCCTTCCCTCGGGCTGGGGCGTGTTCATCGGCCTCGAGGAGATTCTCCACCTCCTCAAAGATTTTCCCCTGAATGTGCGGTCCATCCCCGAGGGGACGGTGTTCCACCCCTTCCAGCCGGTTCTTGAGATCGAGGGCTACTACAACGACTTCGACGTGCTGGAGACGCCCGTTCTCGGGTTGATGTGCCAGGCGAGCGGAATCGCCACCAAGGCCGCCCGGTGCAAGATCGCCGCCGAGGGCCGTCAGGTGGTCAGCTTCGGTGCCCGCCGGATGCATCCGGCCGTGGCCCCGATGATCGAGCGCGCGGCTTACCTCGGCGGGTGCGACGGCGTGGCCCTGGTCAAGGGGGCGGAAATTCTGGGGCTTCAGCCGACCGGCACCATGCCCCACGCACTCATCATCATCATGGGCGGGCTGCCCGAGGCGCTGAGGGCCTTTGACGAGGTTATCGAGCCGGAGGTGCGGCGCGTGGCGCTGGTGGACACCTTCGGGGATGAAAAGTTCGAGGCCTTGGCCGCCGCCAAGACAATCGCTGATCGCCTTTTCGCCGTCCGCCTCGACACCCCCAGCTCGCGGCGGGGAAACTTCAAGGAAATCCTGCGGGAGGTGCGGTGGGAGCTCGATCGGGCCGGACACGGGCACGTGAAACTCTTTGTGAGCGGCGGACTGGATGAAAACAAAATCCTGGAACTCAACGATGCCGTTGACGGCGGCTACGGGGTGGGCACTTCCATCAGCGCATCCACGACGATCGATTATTCGATGGACATCATCGAAATGGAAGGCGAAGCCGTCGCGAAGCGCGGGAAGCATTCGGGGGCGAAGCATTTTCTCCGTTGCCGGGATTGCGGCGCCGAGCGGGTCATTCCGATGGATCGTCCCTATGGCGATTGCGAAAAGTGCGGCGGCGTCATGGGCCAGCTTCTCGCGCCGGTCATCGAAAAAGGGGCGGTTTTGAAAGAACCCTTGCCGCCGGCCGAGATTCGCGATTACGTATTGCGCCAGCTGAACCGGGTCAGTCTCGGAGATGTCGAATGAGCACGGATGCGGCCGCCGAACGGGAGCGCTTCAAGGAAATCCGCGCTTTTATCGAATCCCACAGCAAATTTCTTCTTCTCACTCACGTCGGACCCGACGGCGACGGCCTGCTCGCAAGCATCGCCATGAGCCGATACCTTCGCGCCATTGGGAAAAAGGGTCTCGTCGTTACCGATGGTCCTGCCCCCGCTTTTCTTGGGCCCTACGACCCGGAGGGATTGGTCCGCACGCACACGGAGCTTCTCTCGGCCGAAGACGGGGTTTCGCGCTTCGACGCGGTCTTGGTCATCGACACGGGAAAGCCCTCGCGCCTGGGGCATCTGGAGGAGCCGGTGCGGAACAGTCAGCTTCCCCTGGGCGTCATCGATCACCATATCCGCGAGGAGGGGGACTTCGAGGGTCCCTCCTGCATTGATGCTTCCGCGGCGGCCGTCGGGGAGATTGTGGCCGATTTCCTCGAGGCCGAGGGGAACCGCTTCGATGATCCGCTAATCGTCCGTCTTTTGCTGGCCACCCTCGTTTACGACACGGGGCAATTCCGCTTTACGAACACGACACCGAAAACCCTGAACTGGGCGGCCCGCCTGGTGGAGTTGGGCGGAAACACGAACGAGGCGTTCAGCATTTTCTGGGAATCGAACAGCGTTGGCTCCTTGAAGCTGATGGGCCATCTGATGAGCAACCTGCATATCGAGTGCGGCGGCCGTCTCGCCTGGTTCACTCTGAGCAAAGCAGAACGCGAGCGGTTCGGCGTGAACAAGGAAGAGACGGAAGAATATATCATCTATCCGAGAAGCATCGCCTCCGTCGAGGCGATCGCGTTTTTTTCGGAGACAGAAAATGACCGGGTGCGCGTGAGCCTGCGATCGAAGGGAAGGGTCAAGGTCCACGGCGTTGCGGTGCAATTCGGCGGCGGGGGCCATGCCTTTGCCGCGGGCGCCCGGGAAAGAGGTTCCCTCGAAGATGTCGCCCGCCTTGTCACGGATTTGCTCGCCCAGGAGATCCGCTCCACCCTTGGTCCCGACTGATTTTCCGATTGGATGATCCTGGCGAGAGAAGGAGGAGGAGCCATGAAGCTCAACCCTGTAAAATTCGGCTTGGCCTTTGGAATCATCTACGCGGTCATTTTTCTTCTGATGGGGCTGGCCGGCGCCTTCCTTGGATGGGGCGGGGAGATGCTGAAGTTGGCCGGAGACTTCTACCCGGGCTTCGGGCCTTCCGCCGGAGGCGCGGTTATCGGCGGAATCTGGGGGCTGGCGATCGGCTTGGTGTTTTTCGGCCTCGGGGCGTGGATCTACAACCGGCTCATGGGCTAGCGCGCAAACCGGGGGGCTAGCCGAGAGCCTTCGCCAAAGCCTCGCCGCGGGCCCGCATATCGCGGGGGTGGATCTCGCCGTGGGGGAGAAAGGCCATCGCGACGTAAATATGCTCCTTGCCGTCCTTGACGACACGGTTCCGGAAAAGGGGCTGCGGAAAGCAGGTACTTTCGGGTTCGGCGTGGGAGAGGTAGACCTGGTCGCGGTAATACAGGTAGGAGATCGCCACCCGGGGGGGCACCCAGCGCTCCCGAAGGATGTTTCCTGCGGTGTCCATCTCCTGGACGCGGCCGCCGAAGCCGGTGGTGAAACCGTTTCCAAAGACGAACGAGCCCGACTGGATGGCGTCGCAGTTGTCGAGTTCGGCGAGCTGCACATAAGGGGTGTTGAGCGGGTCCCACCCCTCGGGAAGCGCGAGTTCGTTCACCCCGCAGGCCGGGCACACAAAGGTTCTTTCGATTTCAAGCATAATTCAAGGTTTCTCCTGCGGGGCGGGCCCACAGGAGCCCTCCCCGCGATGGGTGTAAAATATGTAGACTCGAAGCGGATCGTGCCAGAGGCGCGGAGGAGGCGCAAGAAGAAATAGCCCGGGGAAGGGCGTTCGCCTCGATCGCCCTGAAGGCGCGGAAAGGCGGGACGGATGCTTTCGCGAATGGAGGAATGGGGATTTTTCCCGCCCCGGACGCTGGGCGCTTACGTGGCGCTCGCCGCCTTGGGGCTGCTCTGGCTGGCGACCCTGATCGATCTGGCGCTTTGGTTCGGGCGCTTGGCGGGGCAGTATTCTTCCAAGGCGAATTACGCGAGCCATTTGTGGCCCTACATCTCTCTCGGGGGCGCCGTGATCGGCCTTCTGGCGCGCGGCGTGCCCAATGTGCTTCGATCGATCCCGACGGTGTGGCTTCTTGTTTCCCTCGGAATTCTTCATGCGCACATGCTCTCTCCCTCCCCGTCGCTCCCCGCGCTTGAGGGACCCGCGCTTCGGGTGATGACATTCAACCTGAGCAATATGCAGGACGTGCGCCGCTCGTCGCTCTCTTTTTTCAAGAAGAAGCTCAATCTGGACGTTCTTTTTCTCCAGGAAGTGTGGGGAGACGCCGAGCACGGAGACCGCCCCCGTTTCATGGATGCCATGCAGGAGCTTCCCTACACCGCGTGGCACCATTCAGCGGACATCGGATCGGGCACCGGTTTGGGGATATTGAGCCGCTACCCCCTGCGGGATGTCCGGACGATTCCGCTCCCCTCGGTCCCGTTTCGCGGCGCCGTTTGCTCGGAAACAGTTCTTTTGACGGCCAAGCTGTCGGTGGAAAAAGAAACCATCCGCGTCGGAACGGTTCACCTTTGCCCGCCGGCGGTTCCCTGGTTGGACAATAAGCTTCGGCCTGTCGGCATCTCTCTCGGGTCGTTGTGGAGATGGCCTCGAAGGGTCCGGTACTTCGCATACGCCCGAAGGTCTCAATTGGCCATGCTCCGGCTTTTCGCGGACGGCGGAGAGGAGCCGGTCATCCTCGCCGGAGGTTTTAACGCGACTCCCTACAGTCTGGGTTTGTTCCGCGTCGGCCGCTCTCTGAAGAACGCTTTTCGGGAAAGAGGGTCCGGTTTTGGTTTCACGTATTTTATGGGTCTTTTCGGGGTGTCCATCGATCACATTTTGTTTTCTGAAGGTTTTCGGGCCCGCGCCGCGGAGGTGATCAGCGAACCGGTATTGTCCGATCACCGGCCGATGGAGGCGTTGCTTGAAATTCTCTCGAAGGGTAAAACGTAGGCCTCATCTCATTTTTGGCCGCCGCTGAGGGGCACATACATGCGCCGCAGTGCCCGCGTCTTTTTTGCCGCGCTTGGACTTCTGGGCGCAATTTTCCTGGTCAATCGCGATGTCCGCGATGATCTTTTTCTAAGGCCGGCTTTCGCAGCGGGCCTGCCAAGGGAGATCATCGGAGCGGACGGAGCCCCCATGGTGCTCGTTCCCAGGGGAGAGTTCCTGATGGGCGCGCAGCCGGGAAATTTCATATTCGGCGACAACGAGCGTCCTCCCCGTCTGGTATATCTGGATGATTTCTACATCGACAAATTCGAAGTGACCAACCGGCGGTTTCTCAAGATTTTAAAACCGGCCGAATCCTACTCCGGGACGTTTCTCCAGCCCGAACAGCCGATCGTCGGCGTCACGTGGTATCAGGCCAGGGATTATTGTACCCAGGTGAAAAAACGTCTTCCCACCGAAGCGGAGTGGGAGAAGGCCGCGCGCGGGACGGACGGTCGCACTTATCCCTGGGGCAACGAGCCGGCGACCTGCGATCGCGCCATCATGGGCGGGGAGATCCCCTCTTGCGACAAGGGGTATTCCACATGGGAGGTGGGGAGCCGTCCGGCGGGCCGGAGCCCCTACGGCGCGCTGGACATGGCGGGAAACGCGATGGAATGGGTGAGGGATTGGTATTCCGAAAATTACTACAAACAAGGCGCCAAGCGGAACCCCGGAGGGCCGCGCAATGGCGATCTTCGGGTGCTGCGCGGCGGCGCCTGGTTCAACAGCGCAAAGCTGATGCGCACGTCTTTTCGGACGGGATTTGATCCGAACAAAGCCAATCACGGCGTGGGATTCCGGTGCGCCCGCAAGGCGACGGTGGGGTTTGTCCAGCGGATGCGCGCCCTGCGGCCCCGGGTGGCGTGGTACCGGAGGTGAGAAGTTTTATTCGGTTTTGCCCTGTGCTTTTTCTCTCCCCCTCCACAGCTTGAGCAAAATCTG
Proteins encoded:
- a CDS encoding TIM barrel protein; translated protein: MRAPKKTAANKPPKKKAAAPKATAEKKPSASKKEERVYDDPLHMNPKGKKPDRIFFGVGGVPHSAKERTHPGAVRRLSEIGLDVYEMEFVHGVRIRPESCAGVNKAQRETGVRVTAHGPYYINLYSMEEEKLEASRKRVLDTAYALADCGGDGACFHAGFYQKRDPDEVYRFMRDQIADLAAVLEKDGCPVRLDPETTGKGSQFGSLDELTVMAGELKKTNVGITVDFSHVHARSGGRENTYEEFASQLERIKNRMGKAALASMHIHLSGIAYTEKGERNHLELDESDMNYKDLFRALIDFGAEGRVVCESPALEYDALIMQKTYRKLNGS
- a CDS encoding YnfA family protein is translated as MVLAAKSISLFVLAGLLEIGGGYLVWQWWRKGAFVGVGVLGALALVLYGVVPTYQPAHFGRVYAAYGGWCVVLSILWGWAIDHIAPDRYDILGGVICILGVAVIMYWPR
- a CDS encoding glutaredoxin family protein, with product MKAFLSHHGVAFEEKVVDEDPAALKELTSKTGMRATPVILIGNETVVGFDRGRLETILGIRE
- a CDS encoding MerR family transcriptional regulator; this translates as MPPLTIGKLAKEADVSVETVRYYERRGLIARPHERSGAYRVYPPDAVTRIRGIKRAQSLGFTLEEIKELLGLQIDKKARCQDVLEQAERKISEIDGKLRTLRAVKRELEKLASACHAELPVYECPIMHALSGSDEKKKPVA
- a CDS encoding SHOCT domain-containing protein, whose translation is MRHIWSSILFGVSGIFLSAFPALAQQRGDWGYGPYGPGQMWWMMGTGMGFLMIVFWLVVIVGAVALIRWVFISGRNGQAGGSPAAETAADILKKRYARGEINKEEFEEKMRDIQR
- a CDS encoding mercury resistance protein, translating into MKNFWGKILLGVAFVTCPCHLPVYLLLFGGTALGTYLAQYQGRALILLALLFSLSLVSGWRLGRMDKEPGR
- a CDS encoding TVP38/TMEM64 family protein gives rise to the protein MASEAAASFPLWRRWLTFALLVTAAVLTYAFVPGFQRGINEVAGSLLMGDVRSLKYYILSFGWWAPAVSVLLMLLQTLVAPLPAFVLAIANAMAFGLFYGFLLTASSAMLAAYLAFYITRWLGRPFIEKKMKGSAVKVDSCIESYGAWGILVLRLFPIVSFDFVSFAAGLTGMRARSFGLATFFGMLPATIAFTLLGDSVEKANRWGLIGGGVLLGVLLLAALCMRRTAIWKRMGAAAAPSPKSDVTIR
- the trxB gene encoding thioredoxin-disulfide reductase, whose product is MSTRDFDIIIVGAGPAGLTAGLYAARSKLNVMCFEKLAPGGEILNTEHVEDYPGFELIGGQELAKKFTDHAVKFGLKIEMEEVSAVTKKDGDFIVKTDMGEYRCGAVIYTAGGHPRKLGIDGEEKYAGKGVSYCALCDGAFFQDEVITVVGGGNSAIEEANFLTKYGSKVYLVHRREGFRAHAVLIDRLRENEKAEMLLNQVVEEVIGDDKEMKKLRLRNTQTGEETELEAQGLFVFIGFLPNTDPIQVPVEMDETGFVMTDQNMQTSTPGFFVAGDVRSQLIRQITNAAGDATTAAVAAEKYLEAQELEKRKKTTLAS
- a CDS encoding NADH-quinone oxidoreductase subunit I, which codes for MEFSRAVKRFFLTDIIKGMSLTLRHLFKKPVKLQYPTERWEAPERFRGFLGLTRDFKTGEENCIGCLNCEKACPVDCITIITDGKGRGMYAKEFYIDYMRCMYCGLCNEACPTTPKSIVHTHQYETTGYFRDDLVYGKERLYDVWEKEVNYLGPRPWGKLFGLRNMEMEQRPVQAAQAEATASAE
- a CDS encoding nicotinate phosphoribosyltransferase; translated protein: MSFFTADFDEIRSGKVTDVYFERTHRILEAKKIRKHVRAEFMAKSLPSGWGVFIGLEEILHLLKDFPLNVRSIPEGTVFHPFQPVLEIEGYYNDFDVLETPVLGLMCQASGIATKAARCKIAAEGRQVVSFGARRMHPAVAPMIERAAYLGGCDGVALVKGAEILGLQPTGTMPHALIIIMGGLPEALRAFDEVIEPEVRRVALVDTFGDEKFEALAAAKTIADRLFAVRLDTPSSRRGNFKEILREVRWELDRAGHGHVKLFVSGGLDENKILELNDAVDGGYGVGTSISASTTIDYSMDIIEMEGEAVAKRGKHSGAKHFLRCRDCGAERVIPMDRPYGDCEKCGGVMGQLLAPVIEKGAVLKEPLPPAEIRDYVLRQLNRVSLGDVE
- a CDS encoding DHHA1 domain-containing protein, producing the protein MSTDAAAERERFKEIRAFIESHSKFLLLTHVGPDGDGLLASIAMSRYLRAIGKKGLVVTDGPAPAFLGPYDPEGLVRTHTELLSAEDGVSRFDAVLVIDTGKPSRLGHLEEPVRNSQLPLGVIDHHIREEGDFEGPSCIDASAAAVGEIVADFLEAEGNRFDDPLIVRLLLATLVYDTGQFRFTNTTPKTLNWAARLVELGGNTNEAFSIFWESNSVGSLKLMGHLMSNLHIECGGRLAWFTLSKAERERFGVNKEETEEYIIYPRSIASVEAIAFFSETENDRVRVSLRSKGRVKVHGVAVQFGGGGHAFAAGARERGSLEDVARLVTDLLAQEIRSTLGPD